One Thiocapsa bogorovii DNA segment encodes these proteins:
- a CDS encoding FAD-dependent oxidoreductase, with translation MTASTHYDVLIVGAGVTGTALLYQLAKFTDLNRLCLVEKYDSIATVNSHAHNNSQTIHCGDIETNYTLEKARAIKRTAYMVINYATKLAQRDRDRIIHRMPKMVLGVGETECRYIRDRYERFKELYPRMELLERKDIADIEPNVALVDGTWRKEEIVATGTRDDYCAVDFQALAQSFSADCVRLDRQTSKQITQLFSTKVDKIRRDGQDYVLETNRGLLKARALVVCAGGHSLLMAQEMGLGLDYSCMPVAGSFYFAPEALHGKVYTVQNPSLPFAAVHGDHDIKESGKTRFGPTAFMLPMLERYNRDSIPEFFKVLRFDRRVAAAFWAMLKERDIRHYILRNLLYEVPGLNRHFFVREIRKIVPSIKAADISYAERFGGLRPQLIDKTSGKLRMGEAKITNGSGLIFNMTPSPGGTSCLGSGETDMRSIAAYLGARIDEQGLASELLMGYEDTRGQGDAAAAVETESDAVALAEAV, from the coding sequence ATGACTGCTTCGACTCACTACGACGTCCTCATCGTCGGTGCCGGCGTCACCGGTACCGCACTCCTCTATCAGCTGGCGAAATTCACCGACCTGAACCGCCTCTGCCTGGTCGAAAAATACGACAGCATCGCAACGGTCAACTCGCACGCGCACAACAACAGTCAAACCATCCACTGCGGCGACATCGAGACCAACTACACCCTGGAGAAGGCGCGCGCCATCAAGCGCACCGCCTACATGGTCATCAACTACGCGACCAAGCTAGCCCAGCGCGATCGCGATCGCATCATCCACCGAATGCCGAAGATGGTGCTGGGCGTCGGCGAGACCGAATGTCGCTACATCCGTGATCGCTACGAGCGCTTTAAGGAGTTGTACCCGCGCATGGAGCTGCTCGAGCGTAAAGACATCGCCGATATCGAGCCCAACGTCGCCCTTGTGGACGGCACTTGGCGCAAGGAGGAGATCGTCGCCACGGGCACACGGGATGATTATTGTGCCGTCGACTTCCAAGCCCTGGCTCAATCCTTCTCGGCGGATTGCGTGCGGCTGGACCGACAGACGTCTAAGCAGATCACCCAGTTGTTCTCGACCAAGGTCGACAAGATCCGCCGCGATGGCCAGGACTACGTCTTGGAGACCAACCGGGGGTTGTTGAAGGCGCGGGCACTCGTTGTCTGCGCGGGTGGACACTCGCTCTTGATGGCGCAGGAGATGGGGCTCGGGTTGGACTACTCCTGCATGCCGGTCGCCGGGTCCTTCTATTTCGCCCCCGAGGCGCTGCACGGCAAGGTCTACACAGTTCAGAATCCGAGCCTACCGTTCGCCGCGGTCCACGGCGACCACGACATCAAGGAAAGCGGCAAGACCCGCTTCGGACCGACCGCCTTCATGCTGCCGATGCTCGAGCGGTACAACCGCGACAGCATCCCGGAGTTCTTCAAGGTCCTGAGGTTCGATCGACGCGTTGCCGCGGCCTTTTGGGCTATGCTCAAGGAGCGCGATATCCGCCACTACATCCTGCGCAACCTCCTCTACGAGGTACCGGGCCTGAATCGCCATTTCTTCGTGCGCGAGATCCGCAAGATCGTTCCCTCGATCAAGGCGGCCGACATCAGCTATGCCGAGCGCTTCGGCGGGCTGCGACCCCAGTTGATCGACAAGACCTCCGGCAAGCTGCGCATGGGCGAGGCCAAGATCACCAACGGGAGCGGACTCATTTTCAACATGACCCCTTCGCCCGGCGGTACAAGTTGTCTGGGCAGCGGCGAGACCGACATGCGCTCGATTGCCGCCTATTTAGGCGCCCGAATCGACGAGCAGGGCTTGGCCAGCGAGCTTCTGATGGGTTACGAGGATACGCGCGGGCAGGGTGACGCAGCGGCGGCCGTGGAGACTGAATCGGATGCGGTGGCGCTAGCCGAGGCGGTCTAA
- a CDS encoding DNA ligase: MPHRSSLRSGLPLLLLGLLSGPAAATPEGAIAAGDVSATPLAPASTSSTRPVPALALGEVYRPGIDLEGYLVSEKLDGVRGYWDGRRFITRGGMPITAPAWFTTDFPAVALDGELWMGRGTFALLSGTVRRSEPDEDAWRRVRYMVFDLPGHPGDFETRLKVLRGLVAASPSPFLDLVEQTRVADHDALMAALNQVVVAGGEGLILHRRDSLYRIGRSADLLKVKPYLEGDARVVAYVPGQGRHEGRLGSLVVEEADGTRFRLGTGFSDVERDDPPPLGSVVNFKYHGRTTNGLPRFASFLRRVEAF; this comes from the coding sequence ATGCCGCACAGGTCCAGTCTTCGATCAGGACTCCCCCTGCTTCTTCTCGGCCTGCTATCCGGCCCGGCTGCCGCAACGCCCGAGGGAGCGATCGCTGCCGGGGATGTGTCGGCGACCCCGCTCGCCCCCGCGAGCACGTCGTCGACACGGCCGGTGCCCGCTCTGGCACTTGGGGAGGTCTATCGCCCCGGCATCGATCTCGAGGGTTACCTGGTCAGCGAGAAACTCGACGGCGTGCGCGGCTACTGGGACGGCCGCCGTTTCATCACGCGCGGCGGCATGCCCATCACGGCGCCCGCTTGGTTCACGACCGATTTTCCCGCGGTTGCACTCGACGGAGAGCTCTGGATGGGCCGCGGCACCTTTGCCCTCCTGTCGGGCACGGTCCGACGATCCGAGCCGGACGAAGACGCATGGCGTCGAGTCCGCTACATGGTGTTCGACCTGCCGGGCCACCCGGGCGATTTCGAGACCCGCCTGAAGGTGCTGCGCGGGCTGGTCGCAGCCTCGCCGAGTCCCTTCCTCGATCTGGTCGAGCAGACCCGCGTTGCCGATCACGACGCCTTGATGGCAGCCTTGAATCAAGTCGTCGTCGCGGGCGGCGAGGGCTTGATCTTGCATCGGCGGGATTCCCTCTACCGCATCGGACGCTCCGCGGATCTACTCAAGGTCAAACCCTATCTGGAGGGCGACGCCCGGGTGGTCGCCTATGTCCCCGGTCAAGGGCGACATGAAGGACGCTTGGGATCACTCGTGGTCGAGGAAGCGGATGGCACCCGATTTCGGCTCGGCACCGGTTTCAGCGATGTCGAGCGCGACGACCCGCCGCCCTTAGGCAGCGTCGTCAACTTCAAATATCACGGGCGGACGACAAACGGACTGCCGCGTTTCGCGAGCTTTCTGCGTCGGGTCGAGGCCTTTTAA
- a CDS encoding DUF3240 family protein → MPHHLLHLIVPLQAEDALVEWLLEREDIPGFTSSAVAGHGSSERSMTTAEQVAGRSRRVMFMLLLPEETAQAVLAGLSQDFGASGIHYWLVPAIEQGRLI, encoded by the coding sequence ATGCCACACCATCTACTCCATCTGATTGTCCCTTTACAGGCGGAAGACGCGCTCGTGGAGTGGCTATTGGAGCGCGAGGACATCCCCGGTTTCACCAGCAGCGCGGTTGCCGGACACGGTTCGTCCGAGCGTTCCATGACCACCGCCGAGCAGGTCGCCGGTCGCAGTCGTCGGGTCATGTTCATGTTGCTGCTCCCCGAGGAAACCGCTCAAGCGGTCCTCGCCGGCTTGAGTCAGGATTTCGGGGCCAGCGGTATCCATTATTGGCTGGTGCCCGCCATCGAGCAGGGGCGATTGATCTGA
- a CDS encoding efflux RND transporter permease subunit — protein sequence MLARLIQFALTQRLLVLLAMMALIGGGWMAFKSTPIDAFPDVSTTQVKIIVKAPGMTPEEVETRITNRIELEMLGIPHQTMLRSIAKYALTDITLDFAEGTDIYWARQQVAERLGGIWADLPEGVEGGLAPMTTPLGEMFMFSIEGGDLSLEARRDLLDWTIRPALRAVPGVADVNALGGLVTTFEVVPDNARMAARGVRLADLTTAITANNRNDGAGRLSAGEEVLLVRSEGAIKTLDDLAAIVVGGDSRQPVRVADVAEVRFGALTRYGAVTRNGTGEAVEGLVLALRGANAREVVRGIHAKLDELAPALPEGVSIDVFYDRGVLVDKAVHTVTKALVEATVLVLILLVLFLGDLRAALTVALILPLSALATFILMHQFGLSANLMSLGGLAIAIGMLVDAAVVVVENLVTQLNRGSAGGRLPRLHILYRATREVALPVSSGILVIIIVFLPLLTLQGLEGKLFMPVALTIVFALASSLLLSLTVIPVLASYLLGKGAAHGEGEHAEPWLVRILTRIYVPVLDWSLRHQWVLLGGALALLVAAGALYTQVGKSFMPTMDEGDLIVQLEKLPSINLAESIAIDQRVQAAILAEVPEVESIIARTGSDELGLDPMGLNQTDSFLVLKPHDTWRFQTKDELMDAIRTVLDRFPGMDYAFTQPIEMRVSEMLTGVRGDLAVKIFGPDSKRLNGLAEQIVGVLEGIAGAQDVYTPRNDGAQYLNLVVDRLEAGRLGVDADALADLLRAQVEGLTVGTLDVEGKRRPLLVRGPEALRESPSRFAGLQVSLPDGRAVPLNNLVRIERMEGPVAIGRERGSRMAVAIANVDGRDLVGFVAEARAAVAENVELPPGYWLEWGGEFENQQRAAARLALVVPVALVLIFLVLFSTFGSVKQAVLVLSNVPFAMIGGVFALALTGEYLSVPASVGFIALLGIAVLNGVVMVTYFNQLRALGRPMQEVVVEGARRRLRPVLMTASIAAFGLVPLLFATGPGSEIQRPLAIVVIGGLVSATLLTLILLPILYRRFGAERI from the coding sequence ATGCTCGCCCGTCTGATCCAGTTCGCGCTGACCCAGCGGCTTCTCGTGCTGCTGGCCATGATGGCGCTCATCGGCGGCGGCTGGATGGCCTTTAAGTCCACCCCGATCGACGCCTTCCCGGATGTCTCGACCACGCAGGTGAAGATCATCGTGAAGGCGCCCGGGATGACACCGGAAGAGGTCGAGACGCGCATCACCAATCGGATCGAGCTGGAGATGCTCGGCATCCCGCACCAGACGATGCTGCGCTCCATCGCCAAGTATGCCCTGACCGACATCACCCTGGATTTCGCCGAGGGCACGGATATCTACTGGGCGCGTCAGCAGGTTGCCGAACGCCTGGGCGGCATTTGGGCCGATCTGCCGGAGGGGGTGGAAGGAGGGCTTGCGCCCATGACCACGCCGCTTGGCGAGATGTTCATGTTCAGCATCGAGGGCGGGGATCTGAGCCTGGAGGCGCGTCGCGACCTGCTCGACTGGACCATCCGCCCGGCCTTGCGTGCCGTACCCGGAGTGGCCGACGTCAACGCGCTCGGCGGTCTGGTCACCACCTTCGAGGTGGTGCCGGACAATGCACGGATGGCCGCACGGGGCGTCCGACTCGCGGATCTGACCACGGCGATCACGGCGAACAACCGCAACGACGGCGCCGGACGCCTGAGCGCGGGCGAGGAGGTCCTGTTGGTCCGCAGCGAAGGGGCCATCAAGACACTGGATGATCTCGCCGCCATCGTGGTGGGGGGCGATTCACGTCAGCCGGTCAGGGTCGCCGATGTTGCCGAGGTGCGTTTCGGTGCACTGACCCGTTACGGCGCGGTCACGCGAAACGGCACCGGCGAGGCGGTCGAGGGTCTGGTCCTGGCGCTGCGCGGGGCCAATGCGCGGGAGGTCGTTCGGGGCATCCATGCCAAACTCGACGAGCTGGCGCCGGCGCTGCCGGAGGGTGTGAGCATCGACGTCTTCTACGATCGCGGAGTCCTGGTCGACAAGGCGGTCCATACCGTCACCAAGGCTCTGGTCGAGGCGACGGTCCTCGTCCTGATCCTCCTGGTGCTTTTCCTCGGCGACCTGCGCGCGGCCCTGACGGTTGCCCTCATTCTGCCCCTCTCGGCTCTGGCAACCTTCATCCTCATGCATCAGTTCGGGTTGTCGGCAAATCTCATGTCGCTGGGCGGGTTGGCCATCGCCATCGGCATGCTGGTCGACGCGGCGGTCGTGGTCGTCGAAAACCTCGTCACTCAGCTCAATCGAGGCAGTGCGGGCGGACGACTGCCGCGCCTGCACATCCTGTATCGCGCCACGCGCGAGGTGGCGCTGCCGGTCTCGTCCGGCATCCTGGTCATCATCATCGTCTTCCTGCCCTTGCTGACGCTGCAGGGACTCGAGGGCAAGCTGTTCATGCCGGTGGCGCTGACCATCGTCTTCGCCTTGGCCAGCTCGTTGCTGCTCTCGCTCACGGTCATCCCGGTACTGGCCTCGTATCTGTTGGGCAAAGGCGCCGCACACGGCGAGGGCGAGCACGCCGAGCCCTGGCTGGTGCGCATCCTCACCCGCATCTATGTGCCGGTGCTCGACTGGAGCCTTCGCCATCAGTGGGTCCTGCTGGGCGGAGCGCTGGCCTTGCTGGTCGCCGCGGGCGCCCTCTATACCCAGGTCGGCAAGTCCTTCATGCCGACCATGGACGAGGGTGACCTGATCGTCCAATTGGAGAAGCTGCCCTCGATCAACCTGGCCGAGTCCATCGCCATCGACCAACGCGTCCAGGCGGCCATCCTCGCCGAGGTGCCCGAGGTCGAGTCGATCATCGCCCGCACCGGCTCCGACGAGCTGGGCCTCGACCCGATGGGGCTCAACCAGACCGACAGCTTCCTGGTCCTCAAGCCGCATGATACCTGGCGCTTCCAGACCAAGGACGAGCTCATGGATGCCATCCGCACGGTGCTGGACCGCTTCCCGGGCATGGACTACGCCTTCACGCAACCGATCGAGATGCGGGTCTCAGAGATGTTGACGGGGGTGCGCGGCGATCTCGCCGTGAAGATCTTCGGCCCCGACTCCAAGCGACTCAACGGGCTCGCCGAGCAGATCGTGGGCGTTCTGGAGGGCATCGCCGGTGCGCAGGACGTCTATACCCCCCGCAACGACGGCGCCCAATACCTGAATCTGGTGGTCGACCGTCTGGAGGCCGGGCGACTGGGGGTGGACGCGGACGCCTTGGCCGATCTGCTTCGCGCCCAGGTCGAGGGACTGACGGTCGGGACTCTGGATGTCGAGGGCAAACGCCGCCCGTTGCTGGTACGTGGTCCCGAGGCGCTGCGCGAGTCGCCCTCGCGCTTCGCCGGACTCCAGGTGTCCTTGCCCGACGGGCGCGCCGTGCCGCTGAACAACCTGGTGCGAATTGAGCGCATGGAGGGACCGGTCGCGATCGGACGCGAGCGCGGCAGCCGCATGGCGGTCGCTATCGCGAACGTCGACGGCCGCGACCTGGTGGGCTTCGTCGCCGAGGCGCGTGCAGCGGTCGCCGAGAACGTCGAGCTGCCGCCCGGCTATTGGCTGGAATGGGGCGGCGAGTTCGAGAACCAGCAGCGCGCCGCGGCGCGCCTAGCCTTAGTGGTGCCGGTGGCGCTGGTGCTGATCTTCCTGGTGCTCTTCTCGACCTTCGGCTCGGTGAAGCAGGCCGTGTTGGTGCTCTCGAACGTGCCCTTCGCCATGATCGGCGGCGTCTTCGCCCTGGCGCTCACCGGTGAATATCTCTCGGTGCCCGCCTCGGTCGGTTTTATCGCCCTGCTCGGCATCGCGGTACTGAACGGCGTGGTGATGGTCACCTACTTCAATCAACTGCGTGCACTCGGCCGACCCATGCAGGAGGTGGTCGTCGAAGGGGCAAGACGACGCCTGCGACCGGTGCTCATGACCGCGAGCATCGCCGCCTTCGGACTGGTACCGCTGCTCTTCGCGACCGGACCCGGATCCGAGATCCAGCGCCCGCTGGCGATCGTGGTCATCGGCGGCTTGGTCTCGGCCACCCTGCTCACGCTCATCCTGTTGCCGATCCTCTACCGACGTTTCGGTGCGGAACGGATCTAA
- a CDS encoding efflux RND transporter periplasmic adaptor subunit, which yields MTPTLCVLLALLAQGGTVSAASLIAVDADQQRAFGITLTTPLPAAETLTRRYPAEVTVPNRQMRVVAAPQSGVLESLLVAEGERVEVGQVLAELRSPELVDAQSQYLESLTRLELIESELARDRTLFGEGIIAERRLLESQSKQRELTTLVEQRLQLLELAGFSSEDIMTLARTRRLTSRLPVRAPIRGVVLEQMVSTGQSVATASPLYRVAELNPLWLEIHVPVERIVGLQEGGRVLLPREGTAGTVVTIGRMVHDQDQGVLVRAEISEGIERLRPGQFVEVQLSAEAEGESWRVPTEAVVRHAGNAYVFVSRGDGFEALPVRVLAEEEGSAVVAGDLTATDRIAVTGVVAVKAAWLGGAE from the coding sequence GTGACGCCAACCCTGTGTGTGCTCCTTGCGTTACTGGCGCAGGGCGGCACCGTCTCCGCCGCGAGCCTCATCGCCGTCGACGCCGACCAGCAGCGCGCGTTCGGCATCACCCTGACTACCCCGCTCCCGGCCGCCGAGACCCTGACGCGCCGGTACCCGGCCGAGGTGACGGTCCCGAACCGGCAGATGCGCGTCGTCGCCGCACCCCAGAGCGGCGTGCTGGAGAGTCTCCTGGTCGCCGAGGGCGAGCGGGTCGAGGTCGGACAGGTGTTGGCCGAGTTGCGCAGTCCCGAGCTGGTGGACGCCCAGAGTCAGTATCTGGAATCACTGACCCGGCTTGAGCTGATCGAAAGCGAGCTGGCGCGAGATCGCACGCTGTTTGGCGAAGGCATTATCGCCGAGCGACGTCTGCTCGAGAGCCAGTCCAAACAGCGCGAGCTGACGACGCTTGTCGAGCAACGTCTTCAGCTGCTCGAGCTGGCCGGTTTCAGCAGCGAGGACATCATGACCCTTGCGCGTACACGTCGGCTCACCAGTCGGCTCCCGGTGCGCGCGCCCATCCGCGGCGTGGTCTTGGAGCAGATGGTGAGCACGGGTCAGTCGGTCGCGACCGCCTCGCCGCTCTATCGTGTGGCCGAGCTCAATCCCTTGTGGCTCGAGATCCATGTGCCCGTAGAGCGCATTGTCGGCCTACAGGAAGGCGGGCGGGTCCTCCTGCCCCGAGAGGGCACCGCCGGGACCGTCGTGACCATCGGGCGGATGGTCCATGATCAGGACCAGGGCGTGCTGGTGCGCGCCGAAATCAGCGAGGGGATCGAGCGTCTGCGTCCGGGCCAATTCGTCGAGGTGCAATTGAGCGCCGAGGCTGAAGGCGAGAGTTGGCGGGTTCCGACGGAGGCGGTGGTCCGCCATGCCGGTAACGCCTATGTGTTCGTCAGCCGGGGCGACGGCTTCGAGGCGCTCCCGGTGCGCGTGCTCGCCGAGGAGGAAGGCAGTGCCGTCGTCGCGGGTGACCTGACAGCGACCGATCGCATCGCCGTCACGGGTGTCGTGGCTGTCAAGGCGGCCTGGCTCGGGGGCGCCGAATAA
- a CDS encoding TolC family protein — protein MSRTLLIIPLIGLLLADAGSASAATLAETIDAALTLAEQTPRVTATRREADAIRTQAGSLVAQDPALRVKYLSDQLTEGGGATEWEAMVDLPLWLPGQRGARQDVAGAIGSQAGALERLLRWEMAGRVRQAAWELAFAEGRLRQAEIALETARALEATVAKRTNAGELARVDLLTARQETLGREVDLQSAQIESRQALETYRHLTGEERLPESLAESPPPASPAPELPPDHPLLVDSDGALARARAERKQVGVDRRGHPILSLGGKRAQAMRGEDALDSLQIEVSLPFGLASQSAPALASAERTYTERITELHRVRLEAEHTLTTAEVERLGAAEALGVAERRHALAQDALRLMRRAFDLGETDLAELLRAEERARIASMDLELRRLEQGRALARLNQALGVIPE, from the coding sequence ATGTCCCGTACTCTCCTCATCATTCCGTTGATCGGTCTGCTTCTGGCCGATGCGGGCAGCGCCTCGGCGGCGACGCTCGCCGAAACGATCGATGCCGCGTTGACGCTGGCCGAGCAGACCCCACGGGTGACCGCCACGCGTCGAGAGGCGGATGCGATCCGCACGCAGGCGGGGAGTCTCGTCGCTCAAGATCCGGCGCTTCGGGTGAAATACCTGTCCGATCAATTGACCGAGGGTGGCGGAGCGACCGAATGGGAGGCGATGGTCGATCTTCCGCTTTGGTTACCGGGTCAGCGCGGCGCCCGTCAAGACGTGGCCGGTGCAATCGGCAGTCAAGCCGGGGCGCTCGAGCGCCTGCTGCGCTGGGAAATGGCCGGGCGGGTCCGGCAAGCCGCTTGGGAGCTGGCCTTCGCCGAGGGCCGGTTGCGCCAGGCCGAGATCGCGCTGGAGACCGCGCGCGCCTTGGAGGCAACGGTCGCCAAGCGCACGAATGCCGGTGAGCTCGCTCGGGTCGATCTCTTGACGGCCCGCCAGGAGACCCTCGGACGCGAAGTCGATCTTCAGTCCGCGCAGATCGAGTCCAGACAAGCACTCGAAACCTATCGGCACCTGACAGGCGAAGAACGTTTACCCGAATCCCTCGCCGAGTCCCCGCCCCCAGCCTCGCCGGCACCCGAGCTGCCGCCCGACCATCCGTTGCTGGTCGACAGTGACGGGGCTTTGGCCCGGGCGCGCGCCGAGCGCAAGCAGGTCGGGGTGGATCGGCGCGGTCATCCGATCCTGAGCCTCGGCGGCAAGCGCGCTCAGGCGATGCGGGGCGAGGACGCCCTGGACTCCTTGCAGATCGAAGTCAGCCTCCCCTTCGGTCTGGCCAGTCAATCGGCACCTGCCCTGGCGTCGGCCGAGCGGACCTACACCGAGCGGATCACCGAGCTGCATCGTGTCCGGCTCGAGGCCGAGCATACCCTGACCACTGCCGAGGTCGAACGTCTCGGCGCGGCCGAGGCATTGGGCGTCGCCGAGCGCCGACACGCGCTCGCACAGGACGCACTGCGTCTGATGCGCCGCGCCTTCGACCTCGGCGAGACCGATCTCGCCGAACTGCTGCGTGCCGAGGAGCGTGCTCGCATCGCGAGCATGGATTTGGAGCTGCGTCGCCTGGAGCAAGGCCGTGCCTTGGCCCGGCTCAATCAAGCCTTAGGAGTGATCCCGGAATGA
- a CDS encoding toxin-antitoxin system HicB family antitoxin yields MKVEQPDRGLKGMMPLRLTPEVHRRASARAEAQPSIDCRPNLACGDRQRTTTSPSRRELAARRQEQLQRVHRMAKLPTDQLRSA; encoded by the coding sequence CTGAAGGTCGAGCAGCCCGATCGCGGATTGAAAGGCATGATGCCGCTGCGCCTGACACCCGAGGTTCATCGTCGCGCCTCTGCGCGAGCCGAGGCTCAACCTTCAATTGACTGCCGGCCGAACTTAGCGTGCGGTGACAGGCAACGAACCACGACGTCACCCTCCCGGCGGGAACTTGCGGCACGTCGACAAGAGCAGTTGCAGCGCGTCCACCGAATGGCGAAACTCCCAACCGACCAACTGAGATCGGCTTGA